The genomic DNA AAAGTGACCATCAACCGCTGCCTTATGCGTATCCCGAACTGGAGGAAAAATCGGATCTGGATATCGATAAGGATTTTACCTTTACTATCTGTTATGATACATTTCCCAAAGTCGAACTCGGCAAATATAAAGGATTGACCATACAGAAGCTTGTTCCCGATATAACTGAAGGGGATGTCGAGCGGGAGGTGACACACCTACAGGATCAAAACGCCTTTGTCGTACCTAAAGAAGGGGGTGCGGTTGAAAAGGGGGATGTCGTCACGATGGATTATGTCGAGATCGATGATAGCGGCGCCGAGATCGAAAAAACCCTTCGTAATGGTTTTACCTTTACCGCGGGAAGTGGTTATAATCTTTATAAAATTGACGAAGATATAATTGGCATGAAAAAAGGAGAAGAAAAAACGATAAACAAGCGATATCCCGAGGATTATGAACTTACCGAACTTGCAGGAAAGACGGTAAATCTAAAGGTAACGATCACAGAAATTAAGGAAAAAAAGATGCCCGCCCTCGATGATGAGTTCGCGCAGGATATCAGCGAAAAATACAAGACATTGACCGACCTGAAAAACGATATACGGTCAAAAATGGATGAAATGGGGGAAAAAAAGGCCAGGGAAGACGCTGTTAATCAGATCATTGAGAAGATTGTAGAGACCTCCACAATCACGCTTCCCCGATCAATGGTGGAACGGGAGTTGGAAATGCACTGGCAAAATCTCATCCGGCGTACGGGCGGAAATGAAAGGCTCCTCGAGAGACAACTCGAAAATGAAGGAAAGTCAAAGACAACGTTATTCGACGAGTGGAGGATAAAGGTTGAACAGGACGTACGCGCATCACTCGTCGCGGAGGAGATAATCAAAAAGGAATCGATCGCCGTGGACGATCAGGAAATAAATGCGGAACTAGCAAAGGCTGCGGATAGGCAGGATATGAGTGTCGAACAAGTGAGGGAAGATTATGAGAAAAAAGGATTGATGCATGGATTGAAGATGATGTTACAGCATGAAAAACTCAATACGTTGCTTTTGGATGTTTCGAGTATAAAAAAAGGAAAAAAAGTAAAA from Spirochaetales bacterium includes the following:
- the tig gene encoding trigger factor, whose product is MATETKNDETAITFNSNYDVKENSRIQLTLTVPSVEVKKEFEQLTQKYCREAHIRGFRKGRVPADVLIRKFGDSIKAETEQTIIQKALEEAFKESDHQPLPYAYPELEEKSDLDIDKDFTFTICYDTFPKVELGKYKGLTIQKLVPDITEGDVEREVTHLQDQNAFVVPKEGGAVEKGDVVTMDYVEIDDSGAEIEKTLRNGFTFTAGSGYNLYKIDEDIIGMKKGEEKTINKRYPEDYELTELAGKTVNLKVTITEIKEKKMPALDDEFAQDISEKYKTLTDLKNDIRSKMDEMGEKKAREDAVNQIIEKIVETSTITLPRSMVERELEMHWQNLIRRTGGNERLLERQLENEGKSKTTLFDEWRIKVEQDVRASLVAEEIIKKESIAVDDQEINAELAKAADRQDMSVEQVREDYEKKGLMHGLKMMLQHEKLNTLLLDVSSIKKGKKVKYLDLMQGNY